A window of Metabacillus sp. B2-18 contains these coding sequences:
- a CDS encoding cytochrome P450: MSRVKDITTPRLQNFVQFQKDPLAFFLNMIDKGEVVSLRTGFKPSYIVNSPDFVKEILVTKDSYFRKGRTTKVLRRTIGDGLLTTEKEEHRRQKNYYQPIFYKERLNHYAMTMVEETKKLVETLQHRKNCNLSDEMMQLTLVIISKVMFATDLEKSKEMLAEAVSETIEQTAHTLLSPVILPLNVPTKRHKIHKQAISKLENMIYEIIKQAKENPENYQKTMVGMMLDTTFATGERISDEEIRNQMMTMLLAGHETSANLLTWIFYALSQNPEVERKFHEEIDAISLLEESPFEVYSKLAYTQQMMKEALRLFPPAWLIYREADKDVELLGETFKEGSTFMICSYAIHRNHEMFPHPEEFQPDRFASGSNETLPPFAYFPFGGGSRSCIGYKFAVMETVLILAIIGRKYKFQHIEGEQAIPDPLVSLRIKGGLKMEIIER, from the coding sequence ATGAGTAGAGTAAAGGACATTACAACTCCACGACTTCAAAACTTTGTTCAATTTCAGAAAGACCCTCTTGCTTTCTTTTTAAACATGATCGATAAGGGTGAGGTTGTTTCGCTGCGAACAGGATTTAAACCATCTTATATTGTAAATTCACCTGATTTTGTTAAGGAGATATTAGTGACAAAGGATTCTTATTTTCGAAAGGGACGGACAACAAAAGTACTAAGGCGAACGATTGGTGATGGACTTCTTACTACTGAAAAGGAAGAGCATCGAAGACAAAAAAACTATTACCAGCCGATTTTCTATAAAGAACGTTTAAATCATTATGCGATGACAATGGTTGAGGAAACGAAGAAGCTTGTAGAAACTCTTCAGCACAGGAAGAATTGCAACCTAAGCGATGAAATGATGCAGTTAACATTAGTAATTATTTCAAAAGTTATGTTTGCAACAGATTTAGAAAAAAGCAAAGAGATGCTAGCGGAAGCTGTTAGTGAAACGATTGAGCAGACAGCTCACACCTTATTATCACCTGTTATTTTACCGTTAAATGTTCCAACGAAAAGACATAAAATACATAAACAGGCGATTTCTAAGCTTGAAAACATGATTTATGAAATTATCAAGCAAGCGAAGGAAAATCCGGAAAACTACCAAAAGACAATGGTTGGGATGATGTTAGATACAACATTTGCTACTGGTGAAAGAATATCTGATGAAGAAATACGGAATCAAATGATGACAATGCTCCTTGCAGGTCATGAAACATCAGCCAATTTACTAACGTGGATTTTTTATGCTCTAAGTCAAAATCCTGAGGTAGAACGGAAATTTCATGAAGAAATTGATGCTATTTCATTATTGGAAGAATCACCATTTGAAGTTTATAGTAAGCTAGCATATACTCAGCAAATGATGAAAGAAGCTCTTCGCCTGTTTCCACCTGCTTGGCTTATATACAGAGAGGCAGATAAAGATGTGGAGTTATTAGGGGAGACGTTTAAAGAAGGAAGCACTTTTATGATTTGTTCTTATGCCATTCATCGTAATCATGAGATGTTTCCACATCCAGAGGAGTTTCAGCCAGATCGGTTTGCGAGTGGTTCTAATGAGACACTTCCTCCATTTGCTTATTTTCCCTTTGGAGGGGGCTCCCGAAGCTGCATCGGATATAAGTTTGCCGTTATGGAAACGGTTTTAATATTAGCGATTATAGGGAGAAAATATAAATTTCAACATATTGAAGGTGAACAGGCTATACCTGATCCACTTGTTTCACTTCGAATAAAAGGTGGTCTTAAGATGGAGATCATAGAAAGGTAA
- a CDS encoding NAD(P)/FAD-dependent oxidoreductase — MIRDVVIIGGGLTGVMAARTLNENGVEDVLVIDKGKSLGGRMATRLIGEGRVDHGAQFFTVRTKLFQSFVEEWEQNGYVSKWFGKTYSRYKSNDGMNNLVKKLGENLQVMLNTKIINIHKAEDHYLLLTECNTRISSKAVILTAPVPQSTDLIKNLKIDHTLDGMLARITYNPCFVLLASLTNSSHLPETGFLNENLPDGVDRIVDHKKKGISNFTILSIYTTGKWAKDHNHLEDHEIETLLLDKLTSSLQKQNIVELQLKRWRYSEAVSTIKQPYLDLEQIFPLFLAGDVFLHKDDRSGKTRIESAFLSGVTVGEEMARRLKD, encoded by the coding sequence GTGATAAGAGATGTAGTAATTATTGGCGGTGGTCTTACAGGGGTAATGGCTGCAAGAACTCTAAATGAAAATGGTGTAGAAGATGTGTTGGTCATTGATAAAGGAAAAAGTCTAGGAGGAAGAATGGCAACAAGACTGATTGGAGAAGGAAGGGTTGATCATGGAGCTCAATTCTTTACAGTGCGAACAAAGTTATTCCAATCCTTTGTGGAAGAGTGGGAGCAAAATGGTTATGTAAGCAAATGGTTTGGTAAAACCTACTCACGCTATAAAAGTAATGATGGTATGAACAATTTAGTCAAAAAACTTGGTGAAAACCTGCAAGTTATGTTAAATACAAAAATCATTAACATTCATAAAGCAGAAGACCATTACTTATTATTAACTGAATGTAATACAAGAATTTCTTCAAAAGCGGTAATTTTAACTGCTCCAGTACCACAATCAACAGACCTGATTAAAAATCTAAAAATAGATCACACTTTAGATGGGATGCTAGCAAGGATTACGTATAATCCTTGCTTTGTGTTATTGGCTTCCTTAACTAATTCATCTCATCTCCCAGAGACAGGATTTCTTAATGAAAACTTGCCTGATGGAGTTGATCGAATTGTTGATCATAAGAAAAAGGGTATTTCAAATTTTACAATCCTTAGCATATACACAACAGGAAAATGGGCAAAAGATCATAATCACTTAGAAGATCATGAAATTGAAACACTTCTTTTAGATAAATTAACATCCTCCTTACAGAAACAAAATATAGTAGAGCTGCAGCTTAAGAGGTGGAGATACTCAGAAGCGGTTTCAACGATAAAACAGCCTTACTTAGATCTTGAACAAATATTTCCCTTATTTTTGGCTGGTGATGTATTTTTACATAAAGACGATCGTAGTGGGAAAACAAGGATTGAGAGTGCATTTCTTTCAGGGGTTACAGTAGGAGAAGAGATGGCAAGACGTTTGAAAGATTAA
- a CDS encoding NAD(P)/FAD-dependent oxidoreductase: MKKYIVVGAGILGASAAYHLAKAGAQVTVIDRKDKGQATDAAAGIVCPWLSQRRNKAWYQMVKGGARYYPELIKKLEDDGETETGYSKVGAISLHKDPEKLEKMAERAAKRREDAPEIGEINILSPEETQSLFPPLSSEYGSVHVSGGARVNGRAIRLALVRAAKKNGTTFIEENAVSLVQDKKRITGVHVNKQVIEANQVIITGGAWSEELLSPLGIKFIVKPQKAQIIHLHLENTDTSSWPVVMPPNNQYILSFEEGRVVVGATHEDDVGFDLRVTAGGVHEILSKALEVAPGLDESTMVETRVGFRPFTPGFLPVIGPIQGYEGLIVANGLGASGLTSGPFLGLELANLAMGKETELELQLYSPENAME, encoded by the coding sequence TTGAAGAAATATATCGTGGTTGGAGCGGGGATTCTCGGTGCATCAGCTGCTTACCATTTAGCTAAAGCTGGTGCTCAAGTAACCGTTATAGATAGAAAAGATAAGGGACAGGCAACAGATGCTGCCGCTGGAATAGTCTGTCCATGGTTGTCTCAGCGTCGAAACAAAGCATGGTATCAAATGGTCAAAGGTGGAGCTCGCTATTATCCGGAATTAATAAAGAAATTAGAAGATGATGGTGAAACAGAAACAGGTTATAGCAAAGTTGGAGCAATTAGTCTTCATAAAGACCCAGAAAAGCTTGAAAAAATGGCAGAACGAGCTGCTAAGCGAAGAGAAGATGCACCGGAAATTGGTGAAATTAACATATTATCACCCGAAGAAACACAGTCTTTATTTCCACCACTATCCTCAGAATACGGTTCTGTTCATGTAAGTGGGGGAGCACGGGTCAATGGAAGAGCAATTCGTTTAGCATTAGTCAGGGCAGCAAAAAAGAACGGTACCACTTTTATTGAAGAAAATGCAGTTTCATTAGTTCAAGATAAAAAACGTATTACTGGTGTTCATGTTAATAAACAAGTTATTGAGGCTAATCAAGTCATTATAACCGGAGGGGCTTGGTCAGAGGAGTTATTAAGTCCATTAGGGATTAAGTTTATCGTTAAGCCACAAAAAGCACAAATTATTCATCTTCATCTCGAGAACACAGATACAAGCTCTTGGCCAGTCGTGATGCCACCTAACAATCAATATATTCTTTCTTTTGAAGAAGGTAGAGTTGTTGTAGGTGCAACACATGAGGATGATGTTGGTTTTGACCTTCGTGTAACAGCAGGTGGAGTTCATGAAATATTAAGTAAAGCTCTCGAGGTAGCACCAGGATTAGATGAAAGCACTATGGTTGAAACAAGAGTGGGATTCCGTCCATTTACACCTGGATTTCTTCCAGTTATTGGTCCTATACAAGGATATGAAGGTTTAATCGTAGCAAATGGATTGGGGGCTTCGGGATTAACGAGTGGTCCATTTCTTGGTTTAGAGCTTGCTAATCTTGCTATGGGAAAAGAAACTGAATTAGAGCTTCAATTATATAGCCCTGAAAATGCAATGGAATAG
- a CDS encoding asparagine synthase, which yields MNIREGLIPTALGSAVTATGYALKQRRGSNKMVANTVFGFGLAHVVLGAIDLVQHRR from the coding sequence ATGAATATTCGTGAAGGATTAATACCAACTGCATTAGGTTCAGCTGTTACTGCTACTGGATATGCATTAAAACAAAGACGCGGTTCTAATAAAATGGTCGCAAATACTGTTTTTGGTTTTGGTCTTGCCCACGTAGTATTAGGTGCCATTGACCTTGTCCAACATCGACGTTAA
- a CDS encoding LacI family DNA-binding transcriptional regulator — translation MNQKITIRDVAKHAGVSAATVSYVLNGVNKVSDETKDRVLQAIEQLNYQPDFTAISLSKRKSKMIGVIMPLVEDTLAPILKENPYVSELLSGVEYTCRKNGYDFVISGISKAEECKNWIMKRNLDALLVLGKFPVNVFEKMKPLSIPLVFVDSFEEYANAYHNIRINDELGGYLGTKHLIDIGHTQICFVPNGKIDSAVDGQRFLGFKRALKEAGIPFKKEMVVEGKLNTFENGYSIGLELMKKQDITGIFTSSDITALGIIKSLNDHKKRIPGDYAIVGFDDLMISKFSSPSLTTIRQDVFRKGSIAAETCITVIESEDVHPEQIMLPVELVVRDSTKEKSDI, via the coding sequence ATGAATCAAAAAATTACAATACGTGATGTAGCTAAACATGCTGGAGTTTCGGCCGCTACTGTGTCATACGTACTCAATGGAGTAAACAAGGTATCGGATGAAACGAAAGATCGTGTGTTACAGGCTATTGAACAATTAAACTATCAACCGGATTTTACAGCTATAAGTTTATCGAAAAGAAAGTCCAAGATGATTGGTGTGATTATGCCATTAGTTGAAGATACCTTAGCACCGATTTTAAAGGAAAATCCATATGTTAGCGAATTGTTAAGTGGTGTTGAATATACTTGCCGGAAAAATGGATATGATTTTGTTATCTCCGGTATATCTAAAGCGGAGGAATGCAAAAACTGGATCATGAAGCGAAACTTAGATGCCCTTTTGGTTTTAGGGAAGTTTCCTGTTAATGTATTCGAAAAAATGAAACCGCTATCTATTCCGCTGGTGTTTGTCGATTCGTTTGAGGAGTATGCTAATGCATATCATAATATTCGCATCAATGACGAGCTAGGTGGATATTTGGGCACAAAGCATTTAATCGATATTGGTCACACTCAAATCTGCTTTGTACCAAATGGAAAAATAGATAGTGCGGTCGACGGTCAACGTTTTTTAGGTTTTAAACGGGCTCTTAAGGAAGCTGGTATTCCTTTTAAAAAAGAGATGGTTGTTGAAGGAAAATTAAACACCTTTGAAAATGGATATTCAATTGGATTAGAGTTAATGAAAAAACAAGATATAACAGGTATTTTTACCTCTTCTGATATTACTGCATTAGGAATCATTAAATCACTAAATGATCATAAAAAAAGAATTCCTGGAGACTATGCAATTGTTGGATTCGATGACTTGATGATTAGTAAATTTTCTTCACCGAGCTTAACGACAATACGTCAGGATGTTTTTCGAAAAGGATCAATTGCAGCAGAAACATGTATCACTGTGATTGAAAGTGAGGATGTACACCCAGAGCAGATCATGCTCCCTGTTGAACTTGTTGTCAGGGATTCAACTAAAGAAAAGTCAGACATTTAA
- a CDS encoding ThuA domain-containing protein: MTKVTVWNENRHEKKNPVVSEIYPKGIHGAIADFLQQDNNEVKTATLDEPQHGLTDEVLENTDVLVWWGHLAHDEVEDSIVEKVAQRVLDGMGLIVLHSGHFSKVFKKLMGTSCDLKWREADDKERIWVVDPSHPIAEGIGEYIELEKEEMYGEHFDIPTPDELIFTSWFEGGEIFRSGCTFKRGNGKIFYFRPGHETYPTYHNEQVQTVIKNAVKYVKPVNRKRPVYGNAKPLETISAK, from the coding sequence ATGACTAAAGTTACAGTATGGAATGAAAACAGACATGAAAAGAAAAATCCCGTAGTTAGTGAGATTTATCCAAAAGGAATTCACGGTGCTATTGCTGATTTTCTACAACAAGACAACAATGAAGTGAAAACGGCTACATTAGATGAGCCTCAGCACGGACTTACAGATGAGGTTTTAGAAAATACTGATGTACTCGTTTGGTGGGGGCATCTTGCACATGATGAAGTAGAAGACTCAATCGTCGAAAAGGTTGCGCAAAGAGTGTTAGATGGAATGGGACTTATTGTGTTGCATTCAGGACATTTTTCTAAGGTTTTCAAAAAGTTAATGGGAACAAGCTGTGATTTAAAATGGCGTGAAGCTGATGATAAAGAACGAATTTGGGTTGTAGATCCTAGTCATCCAATTGCAGAAGGAATTGGAGAGTATATTGAACTTGAAAAAGAAGAAATGTATGGTGAGCACTTCGACATTCCTACACCGGATGAGTTGATCTTTACAAGCTGGTTTGAGGGTGGAGAGATCTTTAGAAGTGGATGTACTTTTAAACGTGGTAATGGCAAGATATTCTACTTCCGTCCAGGTCATGAAACATACCCAACATACCATAACGAGCAAGTACAAACTGTAATAAAAAATGCTGTTAAATATGTAAAGCCTGTTAACCGTAAACGTCCTGTTTATGGAAATGCGAAGCCTTTAGAAACAATCTCAGCTAAGTAA
- a CDS encoding Gfo/Idh/MocA family protein: MGKLRVGVIGCGSIAQYRHLPEYASNQHVELVAVCDIVEDRVKEIANKYGAKAFTDYKELIHSGEVDVVSVCTPNYLHAPVTIEALNNGLHVLCEKPMATSQEEADAMIEAAKKNGKKLMIAHNQRFVRSHQIARELIESGSIGKIYSFRTAFGHPGPEGWSQDGRDSWFFEKEKAYIGAMGDLGVHKTDLMRYLLGEEIVEVGAFIETSAKDFADVDDTAVCALKTESGIIGTLAASWSYTAKEDNSTIIYGEKAIIRLEDNPAYSLVVQYTNGEVVKYELGKIQSNDEGGQNSSHVIDHFISSVVEDKEPLITGEEGMKSLAVIIAALKSNETKTIAKVFE, encoded by the coding sequence ATGGGAAAATTAAGAGTTGGTGTAATCGGTTGTGGAAGTATTGCTCAGTATCGTCACTTACCTGAATATGCGTCAAATCAACATGTAGAGCTAGTGGCTGTGTGTGATATTGTAGAAGATCGTGTGAAAGAAATTGCGAATAAATATGGTGCAAAAGCATTTACTGATTATAAAGAGCTGATCCATAGTGGAGAGGTCGATGTTGTTAGTGTATGTACACCTAACTACTTGCATGCACCTGTAACAATTGAAGCTCTAAATAATGGTCTTCATGTATTATGTGAAAAGCCAATGGCAACTTCTCAAGAAGAAGCAGATGCAATGATTGAAGCTGCTAAGAAAAATGGTAAAAAGCTAATGATTGCTCATAATCAGCGTTTTGTACGCTCACATCAAATTGCTCGAGAATTAATTGAAAGCGGTTCTATTGGGAAGATTTACAGCTTTAGAACAGCTTTCGGACATCCTGGTCCAGAAGGCTGGAGCCAAGATGGTAGAGATAGCTGGTTCTTTGAAAAGGAAAAAGCATATATCGGAGCAATGGGTGACTTAGGTGTTCATAAAACAGACTTAATGCGCTATTTACTTGGAGAAGAAATTGTTGAGGTTGGAGCATTCATTGAAACATCTGCTAAAGACTTTGCTGATGTTGACGACACGGCTGTTTGTGCCCTTAAAACGGAAAGTGGAATTATTGGAACACTTGCAGCAAGCTGGTCTTACACTGCAAAAGAAGATAACTCAACGATTATCTATGGTGAGAAGGCAATTATTCGTTTAGAGGATAATCCAGCTTATTCACTAGTTGTTCAATATACAAACGGTGAAGTAGTTAAATATGAGCTTGGAAAAATTCAATCAAACGATGAAGGCGGTCAAAACTCTTCACATGTTATTGATCACTTTATTTCAAGTGTTGTCGAAGATAAAGAACCTCTAATTACTGGAGAAGAAGGTATGAAATCGTTAGCTGTTATCATTGCTGCACTTAAATCAAACGAAACAAAAACAATTGCAAAAGTATTTGAGTGA
- a CDS encoding Gfo/Idh/MocA family protein, translating into MSDLKIGIIGVGGIAQGRHIPAFQGFEDCVISAVSDVNKDRAQEAAEKFKIEMVFENYQDMFQHVDAVVICTPNKFHAEITIAALEAGVHVLCEKPMALTAEECEAMLEASNRTNKVLAIAYHYRFMKNSQAAKKMMRDVGTPLVTRVRALRRRKVPGWGVFTNKSLQGGGSLIDYGCHLLDLAIWLMGSPKYVEVNGSTYNALSKQPNSVNQWGSFDHETFNVDDHVTAYIKFENGASLLLETSWAANILDDEEHVSISGVDGGLSVFPLEFYAAKDDMLINSQAAWISGEDDPSLSQARNFLDACLGRAELVVKPEEALQVSQIIDEIYQSAESK; encoded by the coding sequence ATGAGTGATCTAAAAATTGGAATAATCGGAGTCGGTGGTATTGCACAAGGCCGACATATCCCAGCTTTTCAAGGCTTTGAGGATTGTGTAATATCAGCTGTAAGTGACGTTAACAAAGACAGAGCACAGGAAGCAGCAGAGAAATTTAAAATTGAGATGGTATTTGAAAACTATCAGGATATGTTTCAACATGTTGATGCTGTCGTTATTTGTACACCGAATAAATTTCACGCGGAAATTACGATTGCAGCATTAGAAGCAGGAGTACATGTTCTATGTGAAAAGCCAATGGCACTTACAGCAGAAGAATGTGAAGCAATGCTTGAAGCTTCGAATCGTACAAATAAAGTATTAGCGATTGCTTATCATTATCGTTTTATGAAAAATTCACAGGCAGCAAAGAAAATGATGAGAGATGTAGGTACTCCACTTGTAACAAGAGTAAGAGCCTTGAGACGAAGAAAGGTGCCTGGCTGGGGTGTGTTTACAAATAAATCACTCCAAGGTGGAGGCAGCTTAATTGACTATGGATGTCACCTGCTAGATTTGGCTATTTGGTTAATGGGAAGTCCAAAGTACGTTGAGGTAAATGGAAGTACGTACAATGCATTAAGTAAACAACCTAATTCAGTTAATCAATGGGGTAGTTTTGACCATGAAACATTTAATGTAGACGACCATGTAACAGCATACATTAAGTTTGAAAATGGGGCGTCTTTATTACTAGAAACGTCATGGGCTGCAAATATATTGGATGATGAAGAGCACGTAAGTATATCAGGCGTTGATGGTGGATTAAGTGTTTTCCCTCTGGAGTTTTATGCGGCGAAAGATGACATGCTTATAAACAGTCAAGCTGCATGGATTTCTGGTGAGGATGATCCTAGTCTATCTCAGGCTAGGAACTTTCTTGATGCATGTCTAGGAAGAGCTGAGCTTGTTGTAAAACCAGAAGAAGCTTTGCAGGTTTCTCAAATTATTGATGAAATCTATCAATCAGCAGAGTCAAAATAA
- a CDS encoding sugar phosphate isomerase/epimerase family protein, with product MKLGVFTVLFNDKSFEEMLDRVKASGLQAVEIGTGGYPGGSHCDLDALLESEEKRNEYLGKIQERDLVISAFSCHSNPISPDKEFAQDSQETLKKTIKLASLMNVPVVNTFSGTAGDHEGAKYPNWPVTPWPNEYGDVLKWQWEEKLIPYWKEVGQYAKEHNVKIGLELHGGFLVHTPYTMLKLREATCDAIGANLDPSHLWWQGIDPVAAIKILGKANAIHHFHAKDTYIDQDNVNMYGLTDMQPYGEVQTRAWTFRSVGCGHSLTEWNDMMSALRTYGYDYVVSIEHEDPIMSIDEGFERAVTNLKSVLINEQPSQMWWV from the coding sequence ATGAAATTAGGTGTTTTTACAGTTCTATTTAATGATAAATCTTTTGAGGAAATGTTAGATCGAGTAAAAGCTTCCGGTTTGCAGGCAGTTGAAATTGGAACTGGTGGTTATCCAGGTGGATCTCATTGTGACTTGGATGCATTACTTGAGAGTGAAGAAAAACGTAATGAGTACTTAGGAAAAATACAAGAGCGGGATTTAGTTATTAGTGCATTCAGTTGTCATAGTAATCCAATTTCACCAGATAAGGAATTTGCTCAAGATTCTCAAGAAACACTAAAGAAAACAATCAAACTTGCATCGTTAATGAATGTACCTGTTGTTAATACATTTTCAGGAACTGCTGGTGACCATGAGGGAGCAAAATATCCGAACTGGCCTGTTACTCCTTGGCCAAACGAATATGGCGATGTGCTAAAGTGGCAATGGGAAGAGAAGTTAATTCCATATTGGAAAGAAGTAGGACAGTATGCGAAAGAGCATAATGTAAAAATTGGTTTAGAGTTACATGGTGGATTTTTAGTACATACGCCATATACAATGTTAAAGCTTCGTGAAGCGACATGTGATGCAATTGGTGCGAACCTAGATCCAAGTCATCTTTGGTGGCAAGGAATTGATCCGGTTGCAGCGATTAAAATTTTAGGTAAAGCTAATGCTATTCATCATTTCCATGCAAAAGATACTTATATTGACCAAGATAATGTCAATATGTATGGATTAACTGATATGCAGCCATATGGTGAAGTTCAAACAAGAGCTTGGACGTTCAGATCAGTTGGCTGTGGTCACAGTCTAACAGAGTGGAATGACATGATGAGTGCGCTACGTACTTATGGTTATGATTATGTTGTAAGTATTGAACATGAAGATCCAATCATGTCTATTGATGAAGGCTTTGAGCGTGCTGTTACTAATTTAAAATCTGTATTAATTAATGAGCAGCCATCACAAATGTGGTGGGTATAA